The Flavobacterium commune genome contains a region encoding:
- a CDS encoding MFS transporter produces the protein MMKEQSTKINSLKHVLFGSLIGTTIEFFDFYIFANAAVLVFPQLFFPGTDSTTSTLESLATFSIAFLSRPLGSAVFGHYGDKVGRKVTLVVALLTMGISTVSIGFLPSYASIGISAPLLLMLCRFGQGVGLGGEWGGAVLLAIENAPPNKRAWYGMFPQLGAPIGLLLSGGTFLLLTDNMSSADFMDYGWRIPFIASSLLVIVGFYIRLKITETPAFENSKEEQKEVKVPFLTLIKSYKNQLIFGTFAAITTFLVFYLMTVFTLSWATSDLGFTKRDALLIQLFSVLFFALFIPISALVADKIGRRKMLIYTTIAIAIFGFFFSYFLNSGSTILVTAFVCMGMSLMGFTYGPLGTFLSELFPTTVRYSGASLTFNMAGILGAAFAPMVAIWLASTYSLTYVGLYLTIAACISLISLLVISKEEHKF, from the coding sequence ATGATGAAAGAACAGTCAACTAAAATAAATTCTTTAAAACACGTACTTTTTGGTAGTTTGATTGGAACAACCATAGAGTTTTTTGACTTCTATATTTTTGCCAATGCAGCTGTTTTGGTTTTTCCGCAATTGTTTTTTCCGGGAACTGATAGTACCACTTCTACTTTAGAATCTTTGGCGACTTTTTCTATTGCTTTTTTATCCAGGCCTTTAGGTTCAGCAGTTTTTGGGCATTATGGAGATAAGGTAGGGCGAAAAGTTACTTTGGTTGTTGCTTTGTTAACCATGGGGATTTCGACAGTGAGTATTGGTTTTTTACCAAGTTATGCCAGTATTGGTATCTCTGCTCCTTTGTTGTTGATGCTTTGCCGATTTGGACAAGGTGTTGGATTAGGAGGCGAATGGGGAGGAGCGGTTTTATTGGCAATCGAAAATGCACCACCTAACAAACGTGCTTGGTACGGAATGTTTCCACAATTAGGAGCACCGATAGGTTTGCTACTTTCGGGAGGAACGTTTTTATTGCTAACCGATAACATGAGTAGTGCTGATTTTATGGATTATGGTTGGAGAATTCCATTTATTGCCAGTTCACTTTTAGTAATCGTAGGTTTTTATATTCGATTAAAAATTACCGAAACTCCGGCATTTGAGAATTCGAAAGAAGAACAAAAAGAGGTAAAAGTTCCTTTTTTAACTTTGATAAAATCGTATAAGAATCAGTTGATTTTTGGAACATTTGCTGCAATTACAACATTCTTAGTATTTTATTTAATGACCGTATTTACGTTGAGTTGGGCAACTTCCGATTTGGGATTTACTAAAAGAGATGCTTTGTTAATTCAGTTGTTTTCGGTGTTGTTTTTTGCTCTTTTTATTCCAATTTCTGCTTTGGTAGCAGATAAAATCGGAAGAAGGAAAATGTTGATTTACACCACAATTGCGATTGCTATTTTTGGATTTTTCTTCTCTTATTTTCTTAATTCAGGAAGTACGATTTTAGTGACTGCTTTTGTTTGTATGGGAATGTCTTTGATGGGATTCACTTATGGACCACTGGGAACTTTCTTGTCTGAATTGTTTCCTACAACCGTTCGTTATTCAGGAGCATCATTAACTTTTAATATGGCAGGAATCCTTGGAGCAGCTTTTGCCCCTATGGTCGCTATTTGGTTAGCATCTACTTATAGTTTGACTTATGTAGGTTTGTATCTCACTATTGCAGCTTGTATTTCATTGATTTCATTATTGGTGATTAGTAAAGAGGAACATAAGTTTTAA
- the bshC gene encoding bacillithiol biosynthesis cysteine-adding enzyme BshC gives MPNDCISYQKSGYFSPLMNDYLDQNPKLQSLYNRFPTFENFEAQIVEKQNNFNNSHRASLVSVLQKQYAGIEISHLTQQNIESLKVNNTFTVTTGHQLNLFSGPLYFLYKIISVINLTTELKVKYPAYNFVPVYWMATEDHDFEEINYFNFKGRKFRWNAASSGPVGRLSTKGLDDFFEIFEQELGHSTNAETLKKIFEGAYLNHSNLADATRYLANALFGTHGLVIIDADDADLKKNFAPYIKEELLNQTAHKKVLETIENLKEYSVQVNPREINLFYIEDNLRERIIFENGNFKVNNTKIEFSEIEILKLLESNPEKFSPNVIVRPLYQEVILPNLCYIGGGGEIAYWLELKSFFDAVKVSFPILLVRNSVLLASEKQIKKANKLNLSWNDLFTKQADLVNNKAQILSEIDIDLSHLKEQLKTQFDILNEITTKTDPSFAGAVKAQEVKQLKGLEKLEKRLLKAEKIKLKDTLTRIIDLQNELFPNQSLQERQANFSEFYIESGEHLISKLFEQLKPLEQHFNIIVF, from the coding sequence ATGCCCAACGACTGTATCAGCTATCAAAAATCTGGATATTTCTCTCCTTTGATGAATGATTATTTAGACCAAAATCCAAAGTTACAATCCTTATATAATCGGTTTCCAACATTTGAAAACTTCGAAGCACAAATAGTCGAAAAACAGAATAATTTTAATAATAGCCATAGAGCGAGCTTAGTTTCTGTTCTGCAAAAACAATATGCCGGAATTGAAATTTCGCATCTAACCCAGCAAAATATAGAATCTTTAAAAGTCAACAACACTTTTACAGTAACTACTGGACATCAATTAAATTTGTTTTCCGGTCCTTTGTATTTTCTATACAAAATTATCTCTGTAATCAATTTAACCACCGAATTAAAAGTAAAATACCCTGCTTATAATTTTGTACCCGTTTATTGGATGGCAACCGAAGACCACGATTTTGAAGAAATCAATTACTTTAATTTTAAAGGACGAAAATTTCGTTGGAACGCAGCTAGTTCAGGACCTGTAGGACGATTATCTACCAAAGGTTTAGATGATTTTTTCGAAATTTTCGAACAGGAATTAGGACACAGCACCAATGCCGAAACCTTAAAAAAAATATTCGAAGGAGCTTATTTAAATCATTCTAATTTGGCTGACGCAACCCGTTATTTAGCTAATGCTTTGTTTGGTACACATGGATTAGTAATCATAGATGCCGATGATGCTGATTTGAAAAAGAATTTCGCACCTTATATTAAAGAGGAATTATTGAATCAAACCGCTCACAAGAAAGTACTGGAAACTATCGAAAATTTAAAGGAATATTCGGTTCAGGTAAATCCAAGAGAAATCAATTTGTTCTACATCGAAGATAATTTGCGAGAACGAATTATTTTCGAAAATGGAAATTTCAAAGTAAACAATACTAAAATTGAGTTTTCTGAAATTGAAATTCTAAAACTTTTGGAAAGCAATCCTGAAAAATTCAGCCCTAATGTAATTGTGCGTCCGCTATATCAAGAAGTAATCCTGCCTAATCTTTGCTACATTGGCGGAGGCGGAGAAATCGCTTATTGGCTTGAATTAAAATCTTTTTTTGATGCGGTAAAAGTGAGCTTTCCAATACTTTTAGTTCGTAATTCGGTTCTTTTGGCCAGTGAAAAACAAATTAAAAAAGCAAATAAATTAAATCTTAGTTGGAACGACTTATTCACCAAACAAGCTGATTTAGTAAACAACAAAGCCCAGATATTATCAGAAATAGATATCGATTTGTCACACCTAAAAGAACAGTTAAAAACACAATTCGATATCCTGAACGAGATTACAACAAAAACAGATCCTTCTTTTGCCGGAGCAGTAAAAGCACAGGAGGTAAAACAACTGAAAGGTCTTGAAAAACTGGAAAAACGTTTGCTTAAAGCCGAAAAAATAAAGCTAAAAGATACCTTGACACGCATCATCGATTTGCAAAACGAATTATTTCCAAATCAAAGCTTACAGGAACGACAAGCCAATTTTTCTGAATTCTATATAGAAAGTGGCGAACATTTGATTAGCAAACTATTCGAACAGCTTAAGCCTCTGGAACAACATTTTAACATCATTGTATTTTAA
- a CDS encoding nucleoside-diphosphate kinase: protein MITNRTFTMIKPDAVANGHIGNILAMITNAGFRIVSLKLTQLTVTDAQAFYAVHAARPFYGELVEFMSCGPIVAAILEKENAVLDFRTLIGATNPADAAEGTIRKLYATSMGENAVHGSDSDENAAIESAFHFSGREQF, encoded by the coding sequence ATGATAACCAACAGAACCTTTACCATGATTAAACCCGATGCTGTCGCTAACGGACACATTGGAAACATACTTGCAATGATTACAAATGCAGGATTTAGAATTGTATCTCTAAAATTAACCCAACTTACAGTAACTGATGCACAAGCTTTTTATGCTGTTCACGCAGCAAGACCTTTCTATGGAGAACTGGTAGAATTCATGTCTTGCGGCCCAATTGTTGCTGCTATATTAGAAAAAGAAAATGCCGTTTTAGATTTCAGAACACTTATTGGTGCTACAAATCCGGCAGATGCAGCCGAAGGAACTATCCGCAAATTATATGCTACTTCAATGGGAGAAAATGCAGTTCACGGTTCTGATAGTGATGAAAATGCTGCTATCGAAAGTGCTTTTCACTTTTCAGGAAGAGAGCAATTTTAG
- a CDS encoding DUF721 domain-containing protein, with the protein MAKRLNNESTIGDVLKQIIQTNKLQSGMDGINVKEAWQNLMGNGVNSYTRNVVLKGSTLYVELTSSVLREELSHGKSKIVAMINEELRRDVVKDVVLR; encoded by the coding sequence ATGGCGAAAAGACTAAATAACGAAAGTACGATAGGTGATGTTTTGAAGCAAATTATTCAGACCAATAAACTACAGTCAGGAATGGACGGAATTAACGTAAAAGAGGCCTGGCAAAATTTGATGGGAAATGGCGTAAACAGTTACACCCGTAATGTGGTTTTAAAAGGCAGTACTTTGTATGTGGAGTTAACATCATCAGTATTGCGGGAAGAATTAAGCCACGGAAAATCCAAAATTGTTGCGATGATTAATGAAGAATTGCGTCGCGATGTGGTGAAGGATGTGGTTCTTAGGTAG
- a CDS encoding serine hydrolase domain-containing protein, producing MSKIILSILGLFLLVNCSPENSSSNTTENLYFPPLTGTNWETKSIADLGWKQEAVQPLLDYLELKHSKSFMILVNGRIVMENYFNGHSATTNWYWASAGKTLTSTVTGIAEQEGFININNKVSDYIGTGWTSETLAKENLITCKNLLSMTSGIEDIANGDDVSPSSLTYKADAGTRWAYHNVYVKLQDVIAQATGQTWANYFNTKLRDKIGMNGSWLTLDNNIVYFSTTRSMARFGLLMLNKGKWGYSTILNEAFFNAATTTSQNINLGYGYLWWLNGKSSYHLPQTQLQFSGSIIPNGPNDMFMALGKNDQKIYVIPSKKMVVIRMGEAANTDNPSFALSGFDNELWQKINALYQ from the coding sequence ATGTCTAAAATCATACTTAGCATCCTAGGTCTTTTCTTGCTTGTAAATTGCAGTCCTGAAAATTCTTCTTCAAATACTACAGAAAACCTCTACTTCCCTCCACTGACAGGAACTAATTGGGAAACCAAATCTATTGCTGATTTAGGATGGAAACAGGAAGCAGTCCAGCCCTTATTAGATTATTTAGAGCTTAAACATTCTAAATCTTTTATGATCTTAGTCAACGGACGCATTGTCATGGAAAATTATTTCAATGGACATTCAGCAACCACTAATTGGTATTGGGCTAGTGCCGGAAAAACCCTGACTTCAACAGTTACAGGTATTGCCGAACAGGAGGGTTTCATCAATATTAACAACAAAGTTTCTGATTATATTGGCACTGGATGGACATCTGAAACTTTAGCAAAAGAAAACCTGATTACTTGCAAAAACTTACTCAGTATGACTTCAGGAATTGAAGATATTGCCAATGGCGATGATGTTTCTCCGTCGAGCCTAACCTACAAAGCCGATGCAGGAACACGCTGGGCGTATCATAATGTATATGTAAAATTGCAAGATGTTATTGCTCAGGCTACAGGACAAACCTGGGCGAATTATTTTAATACTAAATTGAGAGATAAAATTGGAATGAATGGAAGTTGGTTAACTCTAGACAACAATATTGTTTATTTCAGCACCACTAGAAGTATGGCTCGCTTTGGTTTACTGATGTTAAACAAAGGTAAATGGGGATATAGCACTATTTTAAACGAAGCCTTTTTCAATGCAGCTACCACAACTTCTCAAAATATTAATCTTGGATACGGTTATTTATGGTGGTTGAACGGAAAAAGTTCTTACCATTTACCACAAACTCAATTGCAATTTTCAGGAAGTATCATTCCAAATGGACCAAATGATATGTTCATGGCATTGGGCAAAAATGACCAGAAAATCTATGTCATTCCAAGTAAAAAAATGGTAGTTATACGAATGGGAGAAGCAGCAAACACAGACAATCCTTCATTTGCTTTATCTGGATTTGACAATGAATTATGGCAAAAAATTAATGCCTTGTATCAGTAA
- the ftsY gene encoding signal recognition particle-docking protein FtsY, whose protein sequence is MSFFKRIFSTEKKDPSISEQAKQTLDKGLEKTKTTFFSKLSKAIVGKSKVDDDVLDNLEEILVSSDVGVDTTLKIITRIEKRVSEDKYLGTSELNQILQEEIAALLSETNTGEATEFVIPVNVKPYVLMVVGVNGVGKTTTIGKLAYQFKKQGYKVVLGAADTFRAAAIDQLQIWADRVDVPIVRQNMGSDPASVAFDTLQSAVAQDADIVIIDTAGRLHNKVNLMNELSKVKRVMQKVVADAPHDVLLVLDGSTGQNAFEQAKQFTAATEVTSLAVTKLDGTAKGGVVIGISDQFQIPVKYIGVGEGIEDLQVFNKYEFVDSFFK, encoded by the coding sequence ATGAGTTTTTTTAAAAGAATATTTTCTACAGAGAAAAAGGACCCGAGCATAAGCGAACAAGCGAAGCAAACCTTAGATAAAGGTTTGGAAAAAACAAAAACTACTTTCTTTTCTAAATTAAGTAAAGCAATAGTAGGGAAGTCTAAGGTTGATGATGATGTTTTGGATAACCTGGAAGAAATTCTGGTTTCTTCTGATGTAGGTGTTGATACTACTTTAAAAATAATAACCCGTATAGAAAAACGCGTTTCTGAAGACAAATATTTAGGTACTTCAGAACTGAATCAAATTCTACAAGAAGAAATTGCAGCTTTGCTATCAGAAACTAATACTGGTGAAGCAACTGAATTTGTGATTCCTGTTAATGTAAAACCATATGTTTTAATGGTTGTTGGTGTTAACGGAGTTGGAAAAACAACTACTATTGGAAAACTGGCTTACCAATTTAAAAAACAAGGTTACAAAGTAGTTCTTGGGGCAGCCGATACTTTTAGAGCTGCTGCTATTGACCAATTGCAAATTTGGGCTGATAGAGTTGATGTGCCAATAGTAAGACAGAATATGGGGTCTGACCCGGCTTCTGTGGCTTTTGATACGCTACAATCAGCTGTGGCACAAGATGCCGATATTGTAATTATTGACACTGCAGGACGTTTGCATAACAAAGTTAATTTGATGAATGAATTATCTAAAGTAAAACGCGTAATGCAAAAAGTAGTTGCCGATGCACCACATGATGTTTTATTGGTTCTTGATGGTTCAACTGGTCAAAATGCTTTTGAACAAGCCAAACAATTTACAGCAGCAACCGAAGTAACTTCATTAGCTGTGACTAAATTAGACGGTACTGCTAAAGGTGGTGTTGTTATTGGTATTTCGGATCAATTCCAAATTCCTGTAAAATACATTGGTGTTGGTGAAGGTATTGAAGATTTACAAGTCTTTAATAAATATGAATTTGTAGATTCTTTCTTTAAATAA
- a CDS encoding DUF4295 domain-containing protein, whose product MAKKTVASLQTSSKRLSKAIKMVKSPKTGAYTFVETIVAPELVDEFLKKK is encoded by the coding sequence ATGGCAAAGAAAACCGTAGCATCGTTACAAACTTCTTCAAAGAGATTATCAAAAGCCATTAAAATGGTTAAATCTCCAAAAACTGGCGCATATACTTTCGTAGAAACTATCGTTGCACCTGAATTAGTTGATGAATTCTTGAAAAAGAAATAA
- the rpmG gene encoding 50S ribosomal protein L33, producing the protein MAKKGNRIQVILECTEHKASGVAGTSRYITTKNKKNTPDRLEIKKFNPVLKKVTVHKEIK; encoded by the coding sequence ATGGCAAAGAAAGGTAATAGAATCCAGGTAATTTTAGAATGTACTGAGCATAAAGCTTCAGGTGTTGCAGGTACTTCAAGATACATTACAACTAAGAACAAAAAGAATACTCCAGACAGATTGGAAATTAAAAAATTCAACCCTGTTTTGAAAAAAGTAACTGTTCACAAAGAAATTAAGTAA
- the rpmB gene encoding 50S ribosomal protein L28 codes for MSRVCDLTGKRAMVGNNVSHAMNKTKRKFSVNLVKKRFYLPEEDRWITLRVAASTIKTINKNGISAVLKKAQSEGFIK; via the coding sequence ATGTCAAGAGTTTGTGACCTTACAGGTAAAAGAGCGATGGTAGGAAATAACGTTTCTCACGCTATGAACAAAACTAAGAGAAAGTTTTCTGTGAACTTAGTTAAAAAGCGTTTTTATCTTCCAGAAGAAGATAGATGGATTACTCTTAGAGTAGCAGCATCTACGATAAAAACAATTAATAAAAATGGAATTTCTGCTGTTTTGAAAAAAGCACAGTCAGAAGGATTTATTAAATAA
- a CDS encoding competence/damage-inducible protein A, translated as MKATIVTIGDEILIGQIIDTNSGFIAKSLDKIGVEIHEMISISDDKQHILDTFEKLQNKVDLVIITGGLGPTKDDVTKKTFCDYFEDELIVDQAVLKHVTQLIEGFYKRTITQINKDQALVPSRCTVLHNQVGTAPGMWMKKENTVFVSLPGVPFEMKYLVENEIIPKVVKEYNRPYIIHKTILTYGQGESMVAERIEDWENSLPEFIKLAYLPAPGRVRLRLSARGKDKEALEKTIDSYVESLDAIINDIIVGFEEDETIEVLVGKMLKKQQKTIATAESCTGGQIAASLSSVAGASSYFKGSVVSYATETKINVLGISADFIEKHSVVSAEVATAMAVNVKKLMNTDYALATTGNAGPTKGDEQAELGSVFIALATPNEVIVEEFNFGQPREKVIDRALIKSLEILKKEIFKNVL; from the coding sequence ATGAAAGCAACCATTGTTACTATAGGAGATGAAATTTTAATAGGTCAAATTATAGATACCAATTCGGGGTTTATTGCAAAATCCCTGGATAAAATAGGGGTAGAAATTCATGAGATGATTTCTATTAGTGATGATAAACAACATATTCTGGATACTTTTGAAAAATTGCAAAACAAAGTAGATTTGGTGATTATCACTGGTGGACTTGGCCCAACAAAAGATGATGTCACTAAAAAAACATTTTGCGATTATTTTGAAGATGAATTAATTGTGGATCAGGCGGTTTTAAAGCATGTGACACAATTAATTGAAGGTTTTTATAAACGAACCATTACACAAATCAATAAAGATCAGGCGTTAGTTCCATCCCGTTGCACAGTGCTTCATAATCAGGTGGGGACAGCTCCGGGAATGTGGATGAAAAAAGAAAATACGGTTTTTGTTTCGTTACCGGGAGTGCCATTCGAAATGAAATATCTGGTAGAAAATGAAATAATCCCCAAAGTGGTTAAAGAATACAATCGTCCTTATATTATTCATAAAACCATTCTTACGTATGGACAAGGCGAAAGTATGGTGGCGGAACGAATTGAAGATTGGGAAAACAGCTTGCCTGAATTTATCAAGTTGGCTTATTTGCCTGCTCCGGGAAGAGTGCGTTTGCGTCTTTCAGCCAGAGGAAAAGATAAAGAAGCATTGGAGAAAACAATTGATTCTTATGTGGAGTCTTTAGATGCGATTATCAATGATATTATTGTTGGTTTTGAAGAAGATGAAACTATTGAGGTTTTAGTGGGTAAAATGCTGAAAAAACAGCAAAAAACCATTGCAACAGCTGAGAGTTGTACGGGAGGTCAGATAGCGGCGAGTTTGTCATCGGTAGCGGGAGCTTCCAGTTATTTTAAAGGAAGTGTGGTTTCTTACGCAACTGAAACTAAGATAAATGTATTGGGGATTTCTGCTGATTTTATAGAAAAACACTCGGTTGTAAGTGCTGAGGTGGCTACGGCAATGGCTGTAAATGTTAAGAAGCTGATGAATACCGATTATGCACTTGCTACAACTGGAAATGCCGGACCGACAAAAGGAGATGAACAAGCCGAATTAGGAAGTGTTTTTATCGCTTTGGCTACTCCAAATGAGGTAATTGTGGAAGAGTTTAATTTTGGTCAACCACGTGAAAAAGTGATAGATAGAGCGTTGATTAAAAGCTTAGAAATACTAAAGAAAGAAATTTTTAAAAATGTCTTGTAA
- a CDS encoding Hpt domain-containing protein: MALNYNLAKVYAISDNDQEFVNEILTLFVNDVPEDLAQIKEGIKKKDHKHAYAYAHKIKPTLDLLGMTVAFEEILQVEAWTKEEGKRKDIEHTFDSIKSQVKEAIKEIKKDFDL, translated from the coding sequence ATGGCTTTAAACTACAACTTAGCAAAAGTATATGCAATCTCAGATAATGATCAAGAGTTTGTAAACGAAATTCTAACCTTGTTTGTAAATGATGTGCCGGAAGATTTGGCGCAAATTAAGGAAGGAATAAAAAAGAAAGATCACAAGCATGCCTATGCTTATGCACATAAAATCAAGCCAACATTAGATTTGTTGGGTATGACGGTAGCTTTTGAGGAAATTCTTCAAGTTGAAGCCTGGACTAAAGAAGAAGGGAAAAGAAAAGATATTGAGCATACTTTTGATAGCATAAAATCGCAGGTAAAAGAGGCAATTAAAGAAATTAAGAAAGACTTCGATTTGTAA
- a CDS encoding fumarylacetoacetate hydrolase family protein: MKIICIGRNYASHIEELQNERPTEPVIFIKPDSAILLKQHPFVIPEFSEDVQHEVEVIVKINKVGKYIEPKFAHKYYDEISVGIDFTARDLQNDLKSKGLPWEKAKAFDGSAVIGDFLPKEQFSSLENLTFELKNNNQTVQEGNVNMMLWKIDELIAYVSQYFTLKIGDIIFTGTPKGVAKVDPNDVLEGYLEGQKLFRIQIK, translated from the coding sequence ATGAAGATAATTTGTATTGGTCGCAATTATGCCAGTCATATTGAAGAATTACAAAATGAGCGTCCAACTGAACCGGTGATTTTTATCAAGCCGGATTCGGCTATATTGTTAAAGCAACATCCTTTTGTGATTCCTGAATTTTCAGAAGATGTACAGCATGAAGTTGAGGTTATTGTAAAGATTAATAAGGTAGGGAAGTATATCGAACCTAAATTTGCTCATAAATATTATGATGAAATAAGTGTGGGGATTGATTTTACAGCCCGGGATTTGCAAAATGATTTAAAATCTAAAGGTTTGCCTTGGGAAAAAGCAAAAGCTTTTGATGGTTCGGCTGTGATTGGTGATTTTTTACCTAAAGAGCAATTTAGTTCGTTAGAAAATCTTACTTTTGAATTGAAAAATAATAATCAAACTGTTCAGGAAGGTAATGTTAATATGATGTTGTGGAAAATAGATGAGTTAATTGCTTATGTTTCACAATATTTTACATTAAAAATAGGAGATATTATTTTTACGGGAACGCCTAAAGGGGTTGCAAAGGTAGATCCCAACGACGTTTTGGAAGGATATTTAGAAGGACAAAAACTATTTAGAATACAAATAAAATAA
- a CDS encoding 3'-5' exonuclease, which translates to MELKLNRPICFFDLETTGIDIGKDRIVEISIFKVFPNGNKESKTWLVNPTIPIPPQTTAVHGITDEKVANEPTFSELASQVYNMIKDSDLAGFNSDRFDIPLLAEELLRAGVDFDMKNRVSVDVQTIFHKMEERTLSAALKFYCGKSLENAHSAEADTIATYEILKAQLDRYPDLENDMKSLSEFTTRKKIADFAGMISFDKDGDEIFTFGKHKGVKVDVVLEKEPGYFSWVQNADFPLYTKKVLTAIKLRKLNTK; encoded by the coding sequence ATGGAATTAAAACTCAATAGACCTATCTGCTTTTTTGATCTTGAAACTACAGGAATTGATATTGGAAAAGACAGAATTGTGGAAATCTCAATATTTAAAGTTTTTCCAAACGGAAATAAAGAAAGCAAAACCTGGCTGGTGAATCCTACGATTCCGATTCCACCGCAAACTACCGCTGTACATGGAATTACTGATGAAAAAGTAGCTAATGAACCTACATTTTCTGAACTGGCTTCTCAGGTTTATAATATGATTAAAGACAGTGATTTGGCTGGATTTAATTCCGATCGATTTGATATTCCGCTTTTGGCAGAAGAATTACTTCGTGCGGGAGTAGATTTTGATATGAAAAACAGAGTTTCTGTTGATGTTCAAACTATTTTTCATAAAATGGAAGAGCGTACTTTAAGTGCTGCTTTAAAGTTTTATTGTGGTAAAAGTTTAGAAAATGCCCATTCGGCAGAAGCGGATACAATAGCTACTTACGAAATATTGAAAGCACAGTTAGACCGTTATCCTGATTTGGAAAACGATATGAAATCCTTGTCTGAATTCACAACCAGAAAAAAAATAGCCGATTTTGCGGGGATGATTTCTTTTGATAAAGATGGAGATGAGATTTTTACTTTTGGGAAACATAAAGGAGTAAAAGTAGATGTTGTTTTAGAAAAAGAACCGGGCTATTTTAGTTGGGTTCAAAATGCTGATTTTCCTTTGTACACTAAAAAGGTATTGACCGCAATAAAATTAAGAAAGTTAAATACGAAATAA